The following DNA comes from Gimesia sp..
GGTTGTAAGCGACTTTGGGAGGCAGGCCATCCTGGGGCATCTGGTATTTGGGGACTGGCTCCCGAATGTAGCGGCCGCCGTAAGCGGGGGTGATGACTGAATCGCGATCGTCTTCGTGCGGATTTTTCTGGCCGTGCAGCATGAGCAGTTCCCTCCTGGATGTTCAACCGGTGAAAGAGCGGGTTACTGCTATCCTACTGAATGACTCGAAGAATTAAATATCGATCGAGTCACCGATCAGTTTTTCTCTCAAATTTTATGTATTACAACCCACGGCGCACTGTCCAATGATGTCCAGCTTATCGTCATTCAGGTAACAGTAGCGATTGACCCAGACGCCATCCGGACTGATATCAGTTGCGGTCTGCATCCGCTCGCGGAAATCTTCTGTGGGACCATAGCCGTGAGCAAGCGCATAAATCGGCATCGGTCTCGCCAGCTTACGGGCTGCCAGGATTTTTCGCTCTTGAGCCAGCGGACCAGAGAGATGCGGTTCATCAGGGCCGGGGTAATAGACTTCAGAAAGTCGTTCCGGCGGATCGGCATCGGTGATATCCAGGAATTTGAACAAAGCGCGAACCAGCAATGTTTCCGAGAGCCCCGGGTTCGCTGCCAGCAGTTGGTCACCGTAGGATCTGAGAATCATCGACCAGTGCATGCCATACAGTTTGACGCTGACCGAATTACAGTATTTCGCTGCCAGCGAATAGTTCATCCCCGAAATAATCGACCAGGGAGGCGGAAACGCGCTGGGCGCGAGTTCGACGTTCGGCTTCCCGGCGTCGTCCATTGTCTGGCGGAAACCGGCCAGCAGTTCTTTGGAAAGCTGCGCCTTGAGCAGCAGCATCGCGGACGCCCCGGGGAAATGATCGTTGAGCCAGACCGTGAAGTTCGCGGCCTGATTTTCTTCGGCGAGCCAGTTATCCAGGTCGAAGTTCGTCAGCCCACCGTTGAGCTTCTGATACAAAGCCAGCGAGTCTTCTCGCATCTGTTCGAAGTGGTAGCCGAGTCGGTCGGCTGCCCGTCGTGCATGGTCGCTGAAATCGAAGAACGCCGAATCCAGGAAGTAAGGCGGATACTCGGGCCAGTCGAAGCGAATGCCATCGATATCCGGGTAATGCTGTAACAGATCGCGAATCAACGCATGCTGGTATTCGATGATGTGCGGGCTGGCCAGGCTGCCGTTATTCGCGACGCGTTTCCGCGGGAGCGAACCATCGGGCAGGCGGGGAATATCTTCTTCGACCGGGCCTCCAAACTGCACACGATACCCGGGTGGGATCGCAGCCTGCACCTGGAAATAGACTTCCAGGCCGCGGTCATGGGCCGCTTCAATGAAGTGGGCTACCACCTGACCTTCGCGATGTGTCAGTTCATCGGCACTCGCTGGCTGATAGCGCAAATCTGCATAGAGCCTTTCATCGGGGACGAAGCTCGGGGACGTTCGCACCCACAGCTCCCGCTTCCCTTCCCAGAGGGGACGGTCCAGCAGGCGGACCTGGCCGGCTCCCGCATCCGCAGGGGGCTCGCGGACCCCGGTCTGTACGTCGGCCAGTTGCATGACGTAAGGCGAGGTGGAGACGGCAGTCACCCCTGCCCGCTGCATGAGATTGTCGAGCACATTTTCGACTCCCTCGTACTGCAGATACTCCGGTAAGACGGTCACGCCGATTTGTCTCTGCTGACTCATGATTCCCTCGTAAAGAAGCAGAATGGACTCTCAGAGTCCTTTATCTTATCGGCCCGTCAGATTTTTTCTCCACCCCACAGGGGGAATTTTTTTACACTTTATTGAGGCCCGGGCAGCTTCTCGCAGAAAGTGACCAGAATGAACGTCGCGATCGGACCCAGTAATAGAGAGATCAGAAACCAGACCAGCCCGCTCCGGTTTTTACCCTGAGCGAGGCCGGCGTTGATCAATGACAGCGTTCCCCAGCCCACAAGATAACCAGGGTCCTGACCCAGTGGCGCAGCAATCAGCATTGACGTTACTCCTGTTCAATACCGGGTTTGTTTCAATCCGTTTCCTGTGCCAGGTCAGGTGACCGTCGATTACTCAGTGATGATGTCGTTCACGGTTCCACCGCTGGGAATCATCGGCAGCACGTGTTCCTGGTAAGTACAGATCACGTCCAGCAGGTAAGGCTCGTCTGAGGCCAGCATCTCCGCCAGGGCAGCCGGGTACTCGGCTTTAGAGCGAACCTGTTTCGCTTTCAGGCCGAATCCTCTCGCGATCGAGACGAAGTCAGGATAAGTGACTTCCCCATGATCACCGGAACCTTTGCCCTCCCATTCGGGATGGTGCACGGGGCCCAGGTAAGTATGAGCACGACGACCTTCCATGAAGCGGTCTTCCCACTGCACCACCATACCCAGGTGCTGGTTGTTCAACAGCAGGATTTTCACCGGCAGGTTTTCAGTGTGGAGTGTTGCCATTTCCTGGACGTTCATCAGCATCGAACCGTCGCCGTCAATGTCAACCACCAGCGAATCAGGGAACTGAGCCTGAACGCCCATCGCTGCGGGCAGACCGAAGCCCATCGTTCCCAGTCCTGAACTGCTGAGCCAGTGGCGGGGTTTGTTGAACTTGTAAAACTGAGCCGCCCACATCTGGTGCTGACCAACGCCTACGGTGATGTAAGGATCTTTGTCTTTGGTCTGCTGCCAGAGTTCGTGAATCGCATATTGCTGCGACATCACATCGCCCAGCTCGGGATACTTGAGCGGGTACTTTTCTTTCCATTCTTTGACCTGGGCCAGCCAGTTATCAACCTGCGGCAGGTCATCATCGGTGATCGCTTCGTTCAGTGCGGCAAGAACGTGTTTCAGATCCGCATTGATCGGAATGTGAGCTTCCTTGTTTTTCTGCAGCTCAGACGGGTCGATGTCCACGTGCACAATCTTACCATGCTTGGCGAACTCTTCGAGCTTACCGGTCACGCGGTCGTCAAACCGCACGCCGAATGCCAGCAGCAGGTCGGCTTCGTTGACGGCATAGTTCGCATACACGGTGCCGTGCATCCCCAGCATGTCCAGACTCAGGGGATCGTCACCGGGAAATACGCCCAGTCCCATTACGGTCGTGGTTACGGGAATGTTTGTCTTACGGGCGAACTTCACGAGTTCTTCGGAAGCGTCGGAAATGATGGCACCACCACCGACGTATAAAATGGGTTTCTTGGAACGTTTGATCGCTGCCAGAATCTGTTTGATCTGTTCGGGAGCCGCTTTCCGCAACTCGGGACGATAACCGGGCAGATAGGTTTCGGGATCGTAATCAGGCTCGGCATCGAGTGTGGCCAGCTGACAGTCTTTGGGGAAGTCGATCAGCACGGGACCCGGACGGCCGGTGTTCGCAATGAAGAAGGCTTCCTTCACGATGCGGGCGACGTCTTTTACGTCGGTAACCATGTAGGTGTGTTTGGTGATGGCGCGGGAAATTTCAACCATCGGCGTTTCCTGGAACGCGTCGCTACCGATGACAGCCTGCGGCACCTGACCGGTAATCGCCACCATCGGAATACTGTCCAGCTTGGCATCCGCCAGGGCCGTTACCAGGTTGGTTGCACCGGGACCACTGGTCGCCATACACACGCCCACATCACCCGTTGTCCGGGCAATCCCCTGGGCTGCGAAACCACCACCCTGTTCGTGGCGGGGCAGCAGGGTGCGGATGTCGTCTTTGTATTTCATCAAAGCCTGATGCAGAGGCATGCTGCAACCGCCGGGGTAGGCGAAGATCGTCTTGACGCCCTGCCGCACCAATGCCTGAACCAGAATCTCAGCGCCATTGATGGTAGTCGTTTTCGTCTCTTTTTCGTTGGCAGTGGCCACTGTTTCACCCTTCTTTTCGATGATCTTTAAAACTCTGAAATTCTATCTGACTGATCTCAGATCCCCGCGTCGGTTTCAGGCGGGAACCTGCTCGATCAGCGTTTGCTGTCACCATAACAGACAAACCTGTAGACGCACCTCGTACGCCTGATGTTCGGTTTGGGAAAATCAAAGACTGATTTCGTTCTCAATTCTATCTACTCCGGGGGACAATAACGAGTCATTTCCTGCTCAGAATCCGATTTTCGTCCAGAGACATTCGCATTAATCAGCCTCTGCTAACGGGTTACAAAACCTGTTTCGATTATTCAGGTTAAGTCACTCCTGACCGTATCCACGCTGTCCTGAGTGAGAAATTCACGAGTCTCCAAAATATGGATGGCTATAAGTTAATAAATTTCATTGATTTACGTCCAATTGAACGACGAAATCGCAGATCAGTCCCATTCCGGCTGGGAAAAGTTTGGATCCTCGGATCCTTTTTGATACGATATATAAGCAAGTGTTTAAGTGATGCTCTGCTGCTGCCCGACCACCGTGAATGGGGACCCTGCAGCAGAGACTTTGAGCCAGACACCTGAATTTCCCACCAACACAGCCAGCCGAGGTAATCACAATGAATCGTCCTGCGACACCGCTTCAGGCGCTCCAGTCTCGACGTTCTTTTCTCCAGGCCGGATTCCTGACACTCGGCGGATTGAGTCTGGCTGACCTGTTGCGCCTCCGCGCCGCCAGTGCAGCACCCCATAAGTCGACCCCCGATACCTCTGTGATTCTCATCTGGCTGCAGGGCGGACCCAGTCATATGGAAACATATGACCTCAAGCCCAACGCCCCGGTGGAATACCGGGGGGAGTTCAATCCGATTCACACCAATGTGCCCGGTATGGATATCTGCGAGCATCTTCCCCTGCACGCGAAAGTCGCGGATCGCTTTACGGTCATCCGATCGATCTCCCACGGTTTTGCCAACCACGCCGGCGGAGCAGGGCGGTTCCTCTCCGGCCGCGATCCGCTGCGGCCCCTTGACCCCATCTCGCAGTTTCCAACCATCGGCCCCATTGTCTCCCGCATGCGCGAACACGTGAATAACGGTCTGCCCAACTACATCGGGAATCAACCCCGCGTCTATGGTGGCGGCAGCGCCTATCTGGGTGAGTCGGCCCTCCCCTTCGTCGTGGGCGCCGATCCGAACCTGGACAACTTTCAGGTCCCCAACATCACCATGGACGATAAGCTCAAAGAGCGTCTCGATGATCGCATGACGTTGCTGACCTCCTTCGACCAGATGCGCCGCGACATCGATCAGAACGGTTCGCTCGCTTCGATCGACAAGTTCAACAGCAAAGCCTTGAACATGCTCACCAGCGACAAGGCCCGCAACGCGTTTGACATGTCGCAGGAGAGCGACGCCACCCGCGAAAAATACGGACGTCACAAATGGGGACAGCGCGCCCTGCTGGCCCGCCGCCTGGTTGAAGCGGGCTGCAGCTTCGTCACCATGCAGATGCAGAACCCCGGCGTCCAGGGTTGCGCCGGCAACTGGGATATTCACGCTGTTAACGGTCACCTCTACGACGACCTCCGCGGTCGCCTCCCCATTTTCGACCGTGCCGTCTCCGCGCTGGTGGAAGATATCTACGATCGCGGGCTGGATGAAAAAGTGATGGTCATCGTGTCTGGCGAGTTCGGTCGCACCCCCCGCATCAATCCTCAGAAGGGAACCCGTTCCAAAATCATGCAGCCCGGTCGCGATCACTGGCCCGGCGCGATGTCGGTCCTCGTTTCCGGCGGTGGGATGAAGATGGGACAGGTGATCGGTTCGACTACCGCCAACGGTGCCTACGCCAAAGACAACAAGCTTGATCCCAACGATCTGCTCGCAACCGTCTACCGCTTCCTGGGCATCGATCACCACCACGCCTTCCTCGATCACAGTGGTCGTCCCATGCCCATCCTCCCCAAAGGATCCCCCATCCCCGAACTCAGTTGATCGAATCGTTTCCGAAAACCGATCAGCGCCATCTGTAGGGGCGGTGCCTGTGTGCCCGCCCGCCTGGTGACTCACTTTCTGAGTGAACTCCTGCGATAGGAACCGGAAGAACATCCTCCGGGTGGTCGCGGATGTAATCCGTGATTGCCGCAGGCAACAGGAGGTGACAGGGTTGATGTAGTCTGAAGAGAAACACATCCTCATTCTTCTATAGGAAACCATCGAAAAAACAGGCGTAGATCCCATGCCGGGTACTACAGCAATCCACACCTGCAAATCTCCCCACTGAACGTCCTCCACTCCCACCTGAACGAACTCCCCTTGATCGCCTCCCGCCAAAGCGTATCTTGTTCCCATCTGGCTCGCGCGCGAGGACGTTGAACCGGGTAAGGTTTCTGGAAAAACAGTGAGCCAGCCACACCTGCTTTTCAGCTGATCTCCACTGGAACAAGCCGAACCTGTTCGCGATGCTCCCTGCAATCTGTGCATGACACACCAGGACAAAACCCGGCCAGACCAGGACAAAATCCGGGACAGACTGGGACAAAATCTGGGCACACCAGGACAAAATTCTGTCCTGCCCCCTCTGTCCCCTTTCCAAAAATGAATGCGTATCATGACAATCTTCCGAGTAAATATATTAAACAACAGATACCACCTGGCGACCCGCCACCCGCTTCAACGTCCAAGGGAAATCACATCACGCCCCCCAACTCTGAGCGGCCAGGTGCCAGCCGCCGGTAAATCGATCCACCATCAACCCAGCTACCGGTGGCTGGCGCTATTCCGCTCACTATAAAAACAGGGTGAGCCCGAATAAAATTCGGGCCGAGCGCAGCGAGCAGGAAACTGTTAGTGTTGCGCCCCCGGGGAGTCAGCACTTCCGATTGTGAGCCATCGCCAGCCCAAAACACAAACGGTCCATTCTAAGAAAACGAAACGACCACCCCTAGCTGAATATCGCGAACCGGTAAACAGAACTCAGCGGGTACAGGCCGCATGGTTGATAATGTTCCGCGTTACCGCTGACGAACTCCTCCCTGCTCAAATAAAAACAGGGTGGTCGCGGATGCAATCCGTGATTGCCGCAGGCAACAGGAGGTCGCAGAACCCCATTGTCTATTTTGTGACCGATGTACTAAGATACTCGTCAGGTTCCTGGTCTTACTCACTCTCGTTTGGAAAGCAGTGTCGATGGTAGAAAAAACAGTAGTCGCTCGAGAGTTTCTGTTGAAAGATCCTCAGGGAGATACTCGCGGTCGACTGGGGTTTTATGGCTCCGATGATTCCCCACGTATACGGCTCATCGACAGTGTTTATCACGAAAGAGTCAGTATTGGAATCGCTAATGACCATCCGGGGGTAGGGTTATTGAATTCTAATGCCAGCACTTCATTGATCATCGGTTGTATCTTTCCAGAAACTTCCGGGGTGATGATCAACGATGAACGGGGATTGCTGGGAACGACGCTGGAGGTTCGGCCAGGTTATCCCGGTAAGATCAATATCTATGATCCCGAAGTGGAAGAAAGAGGGATTGAGATTTTGTGTAATGTCTGCTGGACGAGTTCTCAAAGTCAGCAATAAGCGAGTCAGGCGGTAATCAACTTCTCGATGACCCTTCTCGAACAGGGAATACATAGATGACCGAAGAAATCAAAGAAGTAATTCAGGCCGAAGAATTTCAACTGGTCGATGCGCAAGGAAACGTACGGGCGCGCTTGGGTTTTGTGGAGGGGGAGCCTTACCTGCAGTTTATTGACAGCCAGGGTTGTGAGCGGATCAAGATCGGCATCTCTGCAGACGAGCCAGGTATTCGAATTCTGAATTCCGATGCCAGCACGCAGGCCGCTATCGGGGCGATTGACACGGGCCAGACAGGCATCATGCTGTGTGATGAAACCGGCACCCTGGGAATGACAATGCTGATTGATCAGAACCGCGAGAGCCATATTAAAATCTATGACCAGGAAGGCGAAACATTCTGGGCTGCCCCCTGAATGATTCCAGCTATCAGCGCAACAGTTCAATCCAGATCTATGAAACCAAACTATGCGAACGTCGGACGGTGTCTGCCCGCCCGCCTGGCGACATACCACCAGTTTCATCGCCCAAGGGTAATCACATCACGCCCACCAACCGTGAGCGGCAAAGCGCTAGCTGCCGGTAAATCGATCCACCATCAACCCAGCTACCGGTGGCTAGCGCCATTCCGCTCATTAAAAAAACAGGGTGAGCCCGAATAAAATTCGGGCCGAGCGCAGCGAGCAGGAAACTGTCAGTGTTGCGTCCCCGGGATGTCAGCGCTTCGGTTTGCGAGTCATCGCCAGCCCAAAACACAAACGGTCAATTCTAAGCAAACGAAACGCCCCCCCCCTAGCTGAATATCGCGAACCGGTAAACAGAACTCAGCGGGTACCGGCGGCAGGCAGGGAAGCAATGAACTCGTCGAATACGCGGCGGTACTCTTCGGTCTGCGGATCGTTGTGACCTCCGCCCGGCAGGACGACGAACTGTTTCGGACCGCCGGCCGCGTCGAACAGCTTTCGTCCCAGTTTGATAGGGATCAGTTGATCGTTGTCGCCATGACTTTGCAGCAACGGTCCCTCATAGTTCCCAATCTTCCCGGCTGAGTTCAACCGCTGCGTCATGTTCAGACTGGGCAGGATCCAGGGGAAATGATGGGCTGCAGCATCAGGAAGCGAAGAGAACGTGCTGGCGAGCACAAGTCCCCGCGCACCATCTTTCGCCGCCAGGTCCACAGCGACCGCGCCTCCTAGCGAACGTCCCATAACGACGATATCCGTCTCCTTAACGCCGGCGCGTGAGGCCAGCCAGGCACGAGCCGCCCGCGCGTCCTGCAGGATCCCGCGTTCGTTTGGCTTGCCCTCACTCTTGCCGTATCCCCGGTAATCAAAGGTCATCACAGCGAGTCCATGACGTTCATTCAGGATTTTCAGCGATTCGCCCCGGCTGACAATGTTCCCCGCATTGCCGTGACAAAACAGCGCCACCGCCCGCGGTTCCGGATGATCCAGGTACCAGCCATGCAGACTGGTGCCATCTTCCGCTTCGAACCACGCCTCCTCAAAGGGGAGATTCTCGGGCAGCGCGGCCGATTCAGGAAAGGGACTCGGATAATAAACCAGCGCACGTTCGACCGGAACCAGCGGCGAAAGCGGCCCCAGCGAGGCACAACCAGCCGGCAGCAACAACAGCCCCCACACAAGTTGGCAACAGAGTCGCATGATGATCTCCGAGAGAAAGAAGCGACGGAGCGTACGCGATCTACATCCAATCAGTCAATGTTGATCTCTCGGAGGGGGCTCGAATCGTCTATGCCCCTGTCAGACCACAAGTTAGGGCAACAATAACCAGCCCACCAACCCTGAGCGCCATTCCGCTCACTAAAAAAACAGGGTGGTCGCGGATGCAATCCGTGATTGCCGCAGGCAACAGGAGGTCGCAGAATCGATGTTGCCTGGTGAGAAACCACCCCTCACTCTACTGTATATATCTATCGAATAACAATCATCGATCCCAGACCGGGTGCCAGCTGACGGCTTGTCCGACAGTGCTGCTTCGAACAGGGGCAATCATCGGTGCCGCTACCCTCAATCGCAGGCTCTCCCCGCAACCTCCTGCTCGCTGCGCTCGGCCCGAATTACATTCGGGCCCACCCGCCGGTTTGTCGTGTGGACAAACTGCTCAATCCTTCCCACCCGGTTTCCGTGGAAACTGTTTCTCCAGCAACTGCATCGCTTTTTCAAACTCCCCCTGATCCGACGGGTGATCGATAATGTTCATGTTCTCTTCCGGATCGCTGTCGTGATCATACAGTTCCCGCGCGATCACTTTTCCCGATTTGAAATCACGCCATTCCGTGTAACGATAGCGGGGCGTACGCACCGAAACACCCATGTTCTCAGGTTGCTTTTTGTAATACGCGGGCCGTGGATGCTGCGTGTAAGCAGCCGGCTTCACGGTCTTTGTGGGATCTTCCAGTACCGGCACCAGGCTCTTGCCTTCCAGCTTCTCGGGAGCAGGCAGGTGACAGAGCTCGACCAGCGTGGGATACATATCGAGCAGTTCCACCAGTGCATCGGAAGACTCGCCCGCCGTCTTCATGTGCGGCACCGAAATCAAAAGCGGCACACGCGCATCGTTTTCGAAGTTCGACGTCTTACACCACAGTCCATGTTCTCCCAGGTGAAAACCATGATCGGACCAGAAAACGATAATCGTATTATCGCTCAACCCCGAACGATCCAGTTCATCCAGCATCTTACCCACCTGCGCGTCGAGAAAACTGATCCCTGCCAGGTAACCGGATCGGATCTCGATGATCTGCTCTCGCGTCAGTTCCCCTTTCGCGGCTCGCATCAGTTCGCGGCTGTCGTGCAAAGCGATCTGGGGAACGTTTTGAGGAGGCTTTGAATTACTGGCCGGCTTCACGGGACTCTCTTTGTAGAGGTCCCAGTATTTCTTGGGAGGATTGAAAGGCAGATGCGGTTTCCAGAAGCCGACCGCCAGAAAGAACGGCTGCTGTTTCTGTTCGAAGCCTTTCAGTGCTTTCACCGCGAGGTCACCAATCCGTCCGTCGAAGTACGCCGAGTCGGGGACGTCCCGTCGCTCGGTCCGCGGTGCGGTTGCGAGATTCATCGGCAGTTCACGGTTATTATTGAGTTGCGGCTGATCGTCATCGTGACGCGCGTAATGCAAAACGGCAGGCACACTCCAGGAGGCGGGATCGCCTTCGATTTTCTGGCGCCAGTTGTGATACACCTTACCGATGTTCTGCGTGAAATAGCCGTTCTGTTTAAACAGCTGAGGCAGGGCGACGATATTCGGATCAGCTTCGCGAAAGTGTTTCGGCAGATTCCAGATCTCCAGGCTGTCCGGTCGGCGGCCCGTCATCAGTGAGGCCCGCGACGGATTGCATAACGCCTGTTGGCAGTACGCCTGTTTGAACAAAACGCCCCGCGACGCCAGCCTGTCGAGGTTCGGCGTCTTCACCAGCGGATGACCATAGCAGGCCAGGTCGCACCGCAGGTCGTCGGCGGCGATGAACAGCACGTTCGGTTTATCAGCGGCGAACAGCGAGGGGGAGACAACAGGGCAGAGGAGCAGCAACAGCGCGAGCACCAGCAGTCGAGGGCGTCTGCCTGAAATAGGCATGGAACAACTTTCTATAAGAGATGCAGGGAGAAAAGGTTACGCGTCCTTTATTCTGCAGACTCATCAGGGGGGATGCAACACTGGATCGCCGTGCCCGGGAGTTCGTCTGGATTTCTGAAAAAAGTGGTTGACATTTGAATTTAACTGTATTACTGTGTTGATACAGTTTTCAGGAGTGAAACAATGCAGATTCAACTCTCAGAAGCGGACGGCACCCCGTATTACCAGCAGGTCGTAAACCAGATCAAGTTTCTGGTGGCCTCGGGGCGTTTGCAGCCGCACGATCAACTCCCTTCGGTGCGCGGGCTCGCACAACAGTTGACGATCACTCCCAATACCGTGGCCCGCGCCTATCGTGAGCTGGAAGCCGAAGGAGTTGTGATCTCCCGACGCGGTTCCGGTGTTTACATTTCCAGTGGCGTTTCTCCCCTCTCGAGTAAAGAAAAACGCCGCATTCTCAACGAACGCATGGATGCCCTGCTGACCGAATCGCGTCAGCTGGGCGTGGATGAAGAGACCCTGCTGAAGCTGCTGCGGGAGCGCAGCCGTAAGTTTGATGCACACCCCCAAGAGGTCGAACCATGAGCACGCACGTCATTGAAATCGAAAATCTGAGCCGTCGCTTCGGCAAGAAGCAGGCCCTGGCCAACGTCTGTCTCTCCGTACCCGAAGGGGCCGTCTTCGGTCTCGTGGGCGAGAACGGCGCCGGCAAAACCACGCTGTTGAAACACATTCTCGGCTTCCTCAAACCGCAGTCCGGCACCGTACGGGTCTTCGGTCTCGATCCGGTCGCCGATCCGCCGGGCGTGTTGAGTCGCATCGGACATCTTTCCGAAACTCGCGACCTACCCCCCTGGATGACGATTCGCGAACTGTTTGAATTCACGCGGGCCTTCTATCCCAAGTGGGATCCGGTCTACGCCGAAGAGCTGCGGATGATGTTCGAACTCACGATGACACAGAAAGTTTCCACGCTTTCCCGTGGTCAGCTGGCCCGCGCCGGGCTTCTGCTGGCGCTCGCTCATCGTCCTCCGCTGCTGGTGCTGGACGAACCATCGTCGGGCCTCGACCCTCTGGTCCGCAAAGACATCCTCGACGCCATCATCCGCACGGTCGTCGATGAAGGCCGCACCGTACTGTTTTCTTCGCACCTGCTGGACGAGGTGCAGCGCGTTTCGGATCAGGTCGCCATTCTCGACCAGGGCCAGCTGCTGCTCACCAGCCCGCTGGACGAAGTTCTGGTCTCGCATTTTCGACTGACGGTCAGCTTCGCCGAGCCGCAACCTTTCTTTCCGCAACTGACGGGCGCCTTGACCTGGACCGGATCCGGCAAGGAATGGGACATCATCTGCAACGGCCAGCGACAGGAACTGGAAGCCGCCTTAAAAGACCTGGACGCCGAAATCCTGGCCCAGACGGCCCCCACCCTGGAAGAAATCTTCGTAGCCCGCATGAAATCAGCTGCCCGGAGTTCGTTTAAGGACTGAGTACCATGGGAACTGCCCTGTATGTAACGACGAAACAGTTCTGTAAACGGGCCTGGCTTGGGATGCTGCTCGCTGTGAGCACACTGGTATTGTTGCCGCTTGTATTTCGTGGCCTGATGTCGCTGCAGAAGCTGGACGCATATGGAGTCTCGGTCCAGCCCTTTGATTATTACTTTGCTTTTCTGGGAATGTCGTGGATCTTCTTTTTCGCGATTTGCATGTATGCCTTACGTGATTGTGAAAAAACGCTTTTCCGACTTCCTGTTTCCTCGCCCCGGATTTTCAGTGGCTTAGTTCTGCTCACAGCAGGGGCCGTCATGCTGCTTGATCTGGTGACGAATGGGATTTACCGAATCCTGTTTTTCGATCAGCGCTGGATTGTCAATGACTGGCCGGTATTGGGGCCATTATTGTTTTTAACGACTCTGCTGATAACAGGTCATGCACTGTATTGGAGCAGATTCAGTCTCAGTTTTACTTTTCTGTCTGTCTGGGGGAGCCTGGTTGCAGGATTGTTCTATTGGTTTTTTTCGCGATATTTTCCGAACGGTTTTCATGAGGCCAGTGTTCCCTGGCGTCATGTTTCATTGGCGGATGGATTGATCATGCTGGGGGCAAGCAGTGCCGCCTGGTACCAGGGAGCTCATGGATTTGGAAAGGTTCGCTCAGGAACAGCAATGCACAGCCGACATTGGCAACAGGCTGTTGCCAGGTGGAATCATCTCCTGACAGGAAAACGTGTTACTCCTGTTTCGAGTCGG
Coding sequences within:
- a CDS encoding sulfatase, producing the protein MPISGRRPRLLVLALLLLLCPVVSPSLFAADKPNVLFIAADDLRCDLACYGHPLVKTPNLDRLASRGVLFKQAYCQQALCNPSRASLMTGRRPDSLEIWNLPKHFREADPNIVALPQLFKQNGYFTQNIGKVYHNWRQKIEGDPASWSVPAVLHYARHDDDQPQLNNNRELPMNLATAPRTERRDVPDSAYFDGRIGDLAVKALKGFEQKQQPFFLAVGFWKPHLPFNPPKKYWDLYKESPVKPASNSKPPQNVPQIALHDSRELMRAAKGELTREQIIEIRSGYLAGISFLDAQVGKMLDELDRSGLSDNTIIVFWSDHGFHLGEHGLWCKTSNFENDARVPLLISVPHMKTAGESSDALVELLDMYPTLVELCHLPAPEKLEGKSLVPVLEDPTKTVKPAAYTQHPRPAYYKKQPENMGVSVRTPRYRYTEWRDFKSGKVIARELYDHDSDPEENMNIIDHPSDQGEFEKAMQLLEKQFPRKPGGKD
- a CDS encoding ABC transporter ATP-binding protein, giving the protein MSTHVIEIENLSRRFGKKQALANVCLSVPEGAVFGLVGENGAGKTTLLKHILGFLKPQSGTVRVFGLDPVADPPGVLSRIGHLSETRDLPPWMTIRELFEFTRAFYPKWDPVYAEELRMMFELTMTQKVSTLSRGQLARAGLLLALAHRPPLLVLDEPSSGLDPLVRKDILDAIIRTVVDEGRTVLFSSHLLDEVQRVSDQVAILDQGQLLLTSPLDEVLVSHFRLTVSFAEPQPFFPQLTGALTWTGSGKEWDIICNGQRQELEAALKDLDAEILAQTAPTLEEIFVARMKSAARSSFKD
- a CDS encoding alpha/beta hydrolase gives rise to the protein MRLCCQLVWGLLLLPAGCASLGPLSPLVPVERALVYYPSPFPESAALPENLPFEEAWFEAEDGTSLHGWYLDHPEPRAVALFCHGNAGNIVSRGESLKILNERHGLAVMTFDYRGYGKSEGKPNERGILQDARAARAWLASRAGVKETDIVVMGRSLGGAVAVDLAAKDGARGLVLASTFSSLPDAAAHHFPWILPSLNMTQRLNSAGKIGNYEGPLLQSHGDNDQLIPIKLGRKLFDAAGGPKQFVVLPGGGHNDPQTEEYRRVFDEFIASLPAAGTR
- the ilvB gene encoding biosynthetic-type acetolactate synthase large subunit; this encodes MATANEKETKTTTINGAEILVQALVRQGVKTIFAYPGGCSMPLHQALMKYKDDIRTLLPRHEQGGGFAAQGIARTTGDVGVCMATSGPGATNLVTALADAKLDSIPMVAITGQVPQAVIGSDAFQETPMVEISRAITKHTYMVTDVKDVARIVKEAFFIANTGRPGPVLIDFPKDCQLATLDAEPDYDPETYLPGYRPELRKAAPEQIKQILAAIKRSKKPILYVGGGAIISDASEELVKFARKTNIPVTTTVMGLGVFPGDDPLSLDMLGMHGTVYANYAVNEADLLLAFGVRFDDRVTGKLEEFAKHGKIVHVDIDPSELQKNKEAHIPINADLKHVLAALNEAITDDDLPQVDNWLAQVKEWKEKYPLKYPELGDVMSQQYAIHELWQQTKDKDPYITVGVGQHQMWAAQFYKFNKPRHWLSSSGLGTMGFGLPAAMGVQAQFPDSLVVDIDGDGSMLMNVQEMATLHTENLPVKILLLNNQHLGMVVQWEDRFMEGRRAHTYLGPVHHPEWEGKGSGDHGEVTYPDFVSIARGFGLKAKQVRSKAEYPAALAEMLASDEPYLLDVICTYQEHVLPMIPSGGTVNDIITE
- a CDS encoding DUF1501 domain-containing protein, producing MNRPATPLQALQSRRSFLQAGFLTLGGLSLADLLRLRAASAAPHKSTPDTSVILIWLQGGPSHMETYDLKPNAPVEYRGEFNPIHTNVPGMDICEHLPLHAKVADRFTVIRSISHGFANHAGGAGRFLSGRDPLRPLDPISQFPTIGPIVSRMREHVNNGLPNYIGNQPRVYGGGSAYLGESALPFVVGADPNLDNFQVPNITMDDKLKERLDDRMTLLTSFDQMRRDIDQNGSLASIDKFNSKALNMLTSDKARNAFDMSQESDATREKYGRHKWGQRALLARRLVEAGCSFVTMQMQNPGVQGCAGNWDIHAVNGHLYDDLRGRLPIFDRAVSALVEDIYDRGLDEKVMVIVSGEFGRTPRINPQKGTRSKIMQPGRDHWPGAMSVLVSGGGMKMGQVIGSTTANGAYAKDNKLDPNDLLATVYRFLGIDHHHAFLDHSGRPMPILPKGSPIPELS
- a CDS encoding GntR family transcriptional regulator yields the protein MQIQLSEADGTPYYQQVVNQIKFLVASGRLQPHDQLPSVRGLAQQLTITPNTVARAYRELEAEGVVISRRGSGVYISSGVSPLSSKEKRRILNERMDALLTESRQLGVDEETLLKLLRERSRKFDAHPQEVEP